The following proteins are co-located in the Cydia fagiglandana chromosome 2, ilCydFagi1.1, whole genome shotgun sequence genome:
- the LOC134677839 gene encoding soluble guanylate cyclase 89Db-like isoform X1 yields MYGWLLESVQHFIVQECGEEIWETILREAGARNTVFSATQQYPDALMLRLASALARLVGEEPACAAPGSPAPRKPSLKSKPSWRSASLHNDTRNPNFKCPFTATNALTAATKKEIEAYNSQEEIRTHTSADKIHIKEELTNLKDVTNSCQEIVKYNRRSLGFKLEDNKTFPCVPSTSSEMTTKTSPEDKEESGDSLPTSPVSENGKKTKPIRKNSGTLAIDGYRRRGSAAKPSARMNLGLIREDQLPGMKEKFGTPEKVMHFFGRCFVKFFSKYEYDQMIRATGRYFCTFLQSVDNIHQRMQFTFPRMRSPSMQLTRAHRHGAELVYSSTRTGFTHYLMGQLYEIAEDIFSLKLKVSIVKESMEGSYYVAVLRLEFDNCDYVQSLMLRKSLPCPLPPVPVALLLQLFPFGVLLDRRMKIMKAGERLVSAWGGPYNSMVKSPISEILRLRKPKVSFTWDKVVCMQTVMFELELMRWRGKCPADARRGSQGAKAILLKGPIYFLEEIDALIFLCSPIFNGLDELKQADLYLADMNGHGLSKEMILHGWQHLSKLELLFERAESRSLSLEKSCRLLDQWKKRSDQLLYSMIPKAIVDHLRAGKDAMSACQAFDVTIMFCGVQLAEAGTRADVMHTVAHMNEVYSRIDRLLDAHRVYKVETVGTVYMLVAGAPERRRAHAAAAASAALAIARALPRLTIGVHSGPCVAGVLGLKLPRYCLVGDSVNTASRMQTTSEPGRIQISAATAAQLPAGRFRLRRRGLIKVKGKGMMETFWLEGEVEEDEAHEALQLFSALCGDA; encoded by the exons ATGTACGGGTGGCTCCTGGAGAGCGTGCAGCACTTCATCGTG CAAGAATGCGGAGAGGAGATATGGGAGACCATCCTACGGGAAGCTGGCGCCAGGAACACGGTGTTCAGCGCTACTCAG CAATACCCAGATGCTCTGATGCTGCGTCTCGCCAGCGCCCTGGCTCGACTGGTGGGCGAGGAGCCGGCTTGCGCCGCGCCTGGCAGCCCCGCGCCCCGCAAACCCTCCCTCAAGTCCAAGCCCAGCTGGCGCAGCGCCTCCCTCCATAACGACACCAGGAACCCAAACTTCAAGTGCCCCTTCACAGCCACCAACGCTCTCACTGCGGCCACCAAAAAAGAAATAGAAGCATACAACTCTCAAGAAGAAATCAGAACTCACACATCAGCTGACAAAATTCATATAAAAGAAGAACTTACTAATTTGAAAGACGTTACTAACAGCTGCCAGGAAATCGTTAAGTATAACAGGAGGAGCTTAGGTTTCAAACTTGAGGACAACAAGACTTTTCCATGTGTCCCTTCAACGTCGTCAGAAATGACCACTAAAACTAGTCCTGAAGATAAAGAAGAATCTGGTGACTCATTGCCAACCTCTCCAGTGTCTGAAAATGGAAAGAAGACCAAACCTATTCGGAAGAATAGTGGTACTCTGGCTATTGATGGGTACCGGCGTCGCGGCAGCGCGGCGAAGCCCAGTGCGAGGATGAACCTCGGCCTTATCCGTGAGGATCAGCTACCTGGCATGAAGGAGAAGTTTGGAACTCCCGAGAAAGTTATGCATTTTTTTGGGAGGTGCTTCGTGAAGTTCTTCAGTAAATATGA GTACGACCAGATGATCCGCGCGACGGGGCGCTACTTCTGCACGTTCCTGCAGTCGGTGGACAACATCCACCAGCGCATGCAGTTCACGTTCCCGCGCATGCGCTCGCCCAGCATGCAGCTGACGCGCGCGCATCGCCACGGCGCGGAGCTCGTCTACAGCAGCACGCGCACCGGCTTCACGCACTACCTGATGG GTCAACTGTACGAGATAGCCGAGGACATTTTCTCGTTGAAGCTGAAGGTGTCCATCGTGAAGGAGAGCATGGAGGGGAGCTACTACGTGGCGGTGCTGCGGCTGGAGTTCGACAACTGTGACTAT GTGCAGTCACTGATGCTCCGCAAATCGCTGCCGTGCCCGCTGCCGCCCGTGCCCGTGGCCCTGCTTCTGCAACTCTTTCCCTTCGGAGTACTACTGGATAGAAGGATGAAAATTATGAAAGCAGGCGAGAGG CTCGTTTCAGCTTGGGGTGGCCCATACAATAGTATGGTGAAATCACCCATTTCCGAGATACTACGCCTGAGAAAGCCAAAAGTCTCATTCACTTGGGACAAG gtagTTTGCATGCAGACCGTGATGTTCGAGTTGGAGTTGATGCGGTGGCGGGGCAAGTGCCCCGCAGACGCGCGTCGCGGTTCCCAGGGCGCGAAGGCTATCCTACTCAAGGGGCCGATTTACTTCCTCGAGGAGATCGATGCGCTCATCTTCTTGTGTAGCCCAAT ATTTAATGGCCTCGACGAGTTGAAACAGGCAGACTTGTACCTAGCCGATATGAACGGCCACGGACTCTCCAAAGAGATGATTCTTCACGGCTGGCAGCACCTGTCCAAGCTGGAGCTCCTGTTCGAGAGGGCGGAGAGCCGGAGTCTCTCGCTGGAGAAATCGTGTCGCTTGCTGGACCAGTGGAAGAAACGCAGCGACCAGCTGCTCTACTCTATGATACCGAAAGCTATCGTTGACCATTTAAGAGCGGGAAAAGACGCAATGTCTGCTTGTCAG GCGTTCGACGTGACAATAATGTTCTGCGGCGTGCAGTTGGCGGAGGCGGGCACTCGCGCCGACGTGATGCACACGGTGGCGCACATGAACGAGGTCTACTCGCGCATAGACCGCCTGCTGGACGCGCACCGCGTTTACAAG GTGGAGACGGTAGGCACGGTATACATGCTGGTAGCGGGCGCGCCGGAGCGGCGCCGCgcgcacgccgccgccgccgccagcgcCGCGCTCGCCATAGCGCGCGCGCTGCCGCGCCTCACCATCG GCGTTCACTCGGGCCCTTGCGTAGCGGGCGTGCTGGGCCTGAAGTTACCGCGGTACTGTCTAGTGGGCGACTCCGTGAACACCGCTAGTCGCATGCAGACTACGTCTGAG CCGGGTCGCATCCAAATATCGGCGGCTACGGCGGCGCAGCTCCCCGCCGGCCGCTTCAGACTAAGGCGCCGCGGACTAATCAAAGTTAAG GGCAAAGGCATGATGGAGACGTTCTGGCTGGAGGGCGAGGTTGAGGAGGATGAGGCGCACGAGGCGCTGCAGCTCTTCTCTGCCCTCTGCGGGGACGCCTGA
- the LOC134677839 gene encoding soluble guanylate cyclase 89Db-like isoform X2, with protein sequence MYGILFENIRYFVSQECGEEIWETILREAGARNTVFSATQQYPDALMLRLASALARLVGEEPACAAPGSPAPRKPSLKSKPSWRSASLHNDTRNPNFKCPFTATNALTAATKKEIEAYNSQEEIRTHTSADKIHIKEELTNLKDVTNSCQEIVKYNRRSLGFKLEDNKTFPCVPSTSSEMTTKTSPEDKEESGDSLPTSPVSENGKKTKPIRKNSGTLAIDGYRRRGSAAKPSARMNLGLIREDQLPGMKEKFGTPEKVMHFFGRCFVKFFSKYEYDQMIRATGRYFCTFLQSVDNIHQRMQFTFPRMRSPSMQLTRAHRHGAELVYSSTRTGFTHYLMGQLYEIAEDIFSLKLKVSIVKESMEGSYYVAVLRLEFDNCDYVQSLMLRKSLPCPLPPVPVALLLQLFPFGVLLDRRMKIMKAGERLVSAWGGPYNSMVKSPISEILRLRKPKVSFTWDKVVCMQTVMFELELMRWRGKCPADARRGSQGAKAILLKGPIYFLEEIDALIFLCSPIFNGLDELKQADLYLADMNGHGLSKEMILHGWQHLSKLELLFERAESRSLSLEKSCRLLDQWKKRSDQLLYSMIPKAIVDHLRAGKDAMSACQAFDVTIMFCGVQLAEAGTRADVMHTVAHMNEVYSRIDRLLDAHRVYKVETVGTVYMLVAGAPERRRAHAAAAASAALAIARALPRLTIGVHSGPCVAGVLGLKLPRYCLVGDSVNTASRMQTTSEPGRIQISAATAAQLPAGRFRLRRRGLIKVKGKGMMETFWLEGEVEEDEAHEALQLFSALCGDA encoded by the exons ATGTACGGGATTCTTTTCGAGAATATACGCTATTTTGTTTCG CAAGAATGCGGAGAGGAGATATGGGAGACCATCCTACGGGAAGCTGGCGCCAGGAACACGGTGTTCAGCGCTACTCAG CAATACCCAGATGCTCTGATGCTGCGTCTCGCCAGCGCCCTGGCTCGACTGGTGGGCGAGGAGCCGGCTTGCGCCGCGCCTGGCAGCCCCGCGCCCCGCAAACCCTCCCTCAAGTCCAAGCCCAGCTGGCGCAGCGCCTCCCTCCATAACGACACCAGGAACCCAAACTTCAAGTGCCCCTTCACAGCCACCAACGCTCTCACTGCGGCCACCAAAAAAGAAATAGAAGCATACAACTCTCAAGAAGAAATCAGAACTCACACATCAGCTGACAAAATTCATATAAAAGAAGAACTTACTAATTTGAAAGACGTTACTAACAGCTGCCAGGAAATCGTTAAGTATAACAGGAGGAGCTTAGGTTTCAAACTTGAGGACAACAAGACTTTTCCATGTGTCCCTTCAACGTCGTCAGAAATGACCACTAAAACTAGTCCTGAAGATAAAGAAGAATCTGGTGACTCATTGCCAACCTCTCCAGTGTCTGAAAATGGAAAGAAGACCAAACCTATTCGGAAGAATAGTGGTACTCTGGCTATTGATGGGTACCGGCGTCGCGGCAGCGCGGCGAAGCCCAGTGCGAGGATGAACCTCGGCCTTATCCGTGAGGATCAGCTACCTGGCATGAAGGAGAAGTTTGGAACTCCCGAGAAAGTTATGCATTTTTTTGGGAGGTGCTTCGTGAAGTTCTTCAGTAAATATGA GTACGACCAGATGATCCGCGCGACGGGGCGCTACTTCTGCACGTTCCTGCAGTCGGTGGACAACATCCACCAGCGCATGCAGTTCACGTTCCCGCGCATGCGCTCGCCCAGCATGCAGCTGACGCGCGCGCATCGCCACGGCGCGGAGCTCGTCTACAGCAGCACGCGCACCGGCTTCACGCACTACCTGATGG GTCAACTGTACGAGATAGCCGAGGACATTTTCTCGTTGAAGCTGAAGGTGTCCATCGTGAAGGAGAGCATGGAGGGGAGCTACTACGTGGCGGTGCTGCGGCTGGAGTTCGACAACTGTGACTAT GTGCAGTCACTGATGCTCCGCAAATCGCTGCCGTGCCCGCTGCCGCCCGTGCCCGTGGCCCTGCTTCTGCAACTCTTTCCCTTCGGAGTACTACTGGATAGAAGGATGAAAATTATGAAAGCAGGCGAGAGG CTCGTTTCAGCTTGGGGTGGCCCATACAATAGTATGGTGAAATCACCCATTTCCGAGATACTACGCCTGAGAAAGCCAAAAGTCTCATTCACTTGGGACAAG gtagTTTGCATGCAGACCGTGATGTTCGAGTTGGAGTTGATGCGGTGGCGGGGCAAGTGCCCCGCAGACGCGCGTCGCGGTTCCCAGGGCGCGAAGGCTATCCTACTCAAGGGGCCGATTTACTTCCTCGAGGAGATCGATGCGCTCATCTTCTTGTGTAGCCCAAT ATTTAATGGCCTCGACGAGTTGAAACAGGCAGACTTGTACCTAGCCGATATGAACGGCCACGGACTCTCCAAAGAGATGATTCTTCACGGCTGGCAGCACCTGTCCAAGCTGGAGCTCCTGTTCGAGAGGGCGGAGAGCCGGAGTCTCTCGCTGGAGAAATCGTGTCGCTTGCTGGACCAGTGGAAGAAACGCAGCGACCAGCTGCTCTACTCTATGATACCGAAAGCTATCGTTGACCATTTAAGAGCGGGAAAAGACGCAATGTCTGCTTGTCAG GCGTTCGACGTGACAATAATGTTCTGCGGCGTGCAGTTGGCGGAGGCGGGCACTCGCGCCGACGTGATGCACACGGTGGCGCACATGAACGAGGTCTACTCGCGCATAGACCGCCTGCTGGACGCGCACCGCGTTTACAAG GTGGAGACGGTAGGCACGGTATACATGCTGGTAGCGGGCGCGCCGGAGCGGCGCCGCgcgcacgccgccgccgccgccagcgcCGCGCTCGCCATAGCGCGCGCGCTGCCGCGCCTCACCATCG GCGTTCACTCGGGCCCTTGCGTAGCGGGCGTGCTGGGCCTGAAGTTACCGCGGTACTGTCTAGTGGGCGACTCCGTGAACACCGCTAGTCGCATGCAGACTACGTCTGAG CCGGGTCGCATCCAAATATCGGCGGCTACGGCGGCGCAGCTCCCCGCCGGCCGCTTCAGACTAAGGCGCCGCGGACTAATCAAAGTTAAG GGCAAAGGCATGATGGAGACGTTCTGGCTGGAGGGCGAGGTTGAGGAGGATGAGGCGCACGAGGCGCTGCAGCTCTTCTCTGCCCTCTGCGGGGACGCCTGA